From Nonlabens sp. Ci31, the proteins below share one genomic window:
- the porU gene encoding type IX secretion system sortase PorU: MRHFLSYIIFFLSGVALAQSGSELVEWRGFTSFDIGNQQLEVPFFNQNNIFNGEELLWSKSFQVNQRVNEFSVNITNLRTQNISSSELGQLDRSLIPNRLQYTLRNALSRKRNYAQLNISPIYKEGNQFKKVLSFNYTYEFSPFTARAKNASFGNSILASGDWYRFKVDKTGVNRINSSFLSNLGIDVSRMDPARIKIYGHGGKSLPLVNSDEQFYDPPEIAITVTGATDGRFDRNDQIFFYGTATDSDYVSENDSFINPYTDDSYYYITADGVAGKRILPLIQPTGVAAITYDYYYAKQHYEVDERNIASIGRIWYGERFDFEPEQSFEFEFENVISTLPARIRIATGAVADNATSMSFNVNGQTIGSSNLSGIAGQNIRAASRAIFFNNSANINSSAVTVSLSYENNGNPGASGYLDYIGLEVPQSLTGVGKQFRFTVPNATSQAGVVAYQFSNASEINEIWDITDPYNVRKVSNTAQSAAFSFVDTAGEAKEYLAVDATDYYNVVSISNSRVANQNLKGTIFDDRSGNFSDIDYLIVTPQFLRSEAQRLANYHITESNLNTKVVTLQEIYNEFSEGRQDISAIRNFVRYIYDNASSPANRIQFLNLFGDASYDYKDRIRVRDNIVPSYFSAESTSLTTSFCTDDFFVFMDDGEGNVVANDLMDIAVGRMIVSDLQEAREMVDKVISYTAEPAFNKWRNNITLIGDDVDIASDGILQENVNALGDEIFLNRPDYNINKILLDSYQQFSTAGGPKYPDAVNDIRDAFEQGSLVINYFGHGNEDGLAREFVITQSLVENLRNPNTLPLFITVTCEFTRYDNPLRVSGGELTYLNPQGGAIASVGTNRLIFVNVGAGFNNIIDEYLFSYNNVEPVSMAEALRLSKTDPRFQSNSTRRVIAFVGDPALKLAFPKPRVVLNSVNGNPVATNTDVLRALDRVTLGGEVQTLSGTRINDYEGTLFVTVFDKDISRETLANDNTREQTGSGSPPGAVIRLQFNQLGEALFRGQATITNGQFEFDFIMPRDTQIPIGAGRVSFYAKRTNLAEDQNGFSQDLQIGGINRNAPADDIGPEVGLFMNDTNFVSGGITDSDPFLLAFLNDDSGINTSSGIGHDITGILDGDETNPFILNDYYEADEDDFTKGKVFFPLRDIEPGLHTLKVTAWDTYNNSAMNEVQFVVSESDGVELTRVLNYPNPFTTYTEFWFNHNRPFEPLDVQVQVMTISGKVVWSKNQNLTTTGFTSREITWDGRDDFGQRLGKGVYVYKITVKSTLTNKSASKIEKLVIL, from the coding sequence ATGAGGCATTTTTTATCTTATATAATCTTCTTTTTAAGCGGTGTGGCTCTTGCCCAGAGTGGTAGCGAGTTAGTTGAATGGCGTGGATTTACATCTTTTGATATAGGCAATCAGCAGTTGGAGGTCCCTTTTTTTAACCAAAATAATATTTTTAACGGTGAAGAGTTACTTTGGTCTAAAAGTTTCCAGGTCAATCAACGAGTGAACGAATTTTCTGTCAATATCACCAATTTAAGAACTCAAAACATCAGCAGTTCAGAATTAGGGCAGCTGGATCGTTCACTAATTCCTAATAGGTTACAATATACTTTGAGAAATGCGCTTTCGCGTAAGCGTAACTATGCTCAACTGAATATCTCTCCCATATATAAAGAAGGAAATCAGTTCAAAAAGGTACTGTCGTTTAATTATACCTATGAATTTTCCCCATTTACTGCTCGGGCCAAGAATGCGAGTTTTGGCAACTCTATATTAGCCTCTGGAGATTGGTACCGATTCAAAGTAGATAAAACAGGAGTGAACCGCATCAACAGCTCTTTTCTTTCTAACTTAGGAATAGATGTGAGTCGGATGGACCCTGCTCGAATTAAAATATATGGTCATGGTGGTAAATCCTTGCCATTGGTCAATAGTGATGAGCAGTTTTACGACCCGCCAGAGATTGCTATAACGGTAACCGGTGCTACTGACGGTCGTTTTGATAGGAATGACCAAATTTTCTTTTACGGTACCGCTACAGATTCTGATTATGTATCAGAAAATGATAGTTTTATCAATCCATATACAGACGATTCTTATTATTACATCACCGCAGATGGTGTGGCAGGGAAACGTATCTTGCCTCTTATTCAACCTACTGGTGTGGCTGCGATTACTTATGACTATTATTACGCAAAACAGCACTACGAGGTAGATGAAAGAAATATTGCCTCCATAGGTCGTATCTGGTATGGAGAGCGTTTTGATTTTGAGCCCGAGCAGTCTTTTGAATTTGAATTTGAAAATGTAATCAGTACGCTACCAGCAAGAATTAGAATCGCTACGGGTGCCGTAGCAGATAATGCTACTTCTATGTCATTTAACGTGAATGGGCAAACCATAGGAAGCTCCAATCTCTCTGGAATAGCCGGCCAAAACATACGTGCTGCAAGTCGTGCTATTTTTTTTAATAACAGTGCTAATATCAATTCAAGTGCTGTAACAGTTAGTCTTTCTTACGAAAATAACGGAAACCCAGGTGCTTCTGGGTATCTTGATTATATAGGTCTTGAAGTGCCGCAAAGTCTCACTGGGGTGGGGAAACAGTTTAGGTTTACTGTTCCTAATGCGACTTCTCAAGCAGGGGTGGTAGCATACCAATTCTCAAATGCTTCAGAGATCAATGAGATTTGGGATATTACAGACCCTTATAACGTACGTAAGGTTTCTAATACGGCTCAAAGTGCTGCTTTTTCTTTTGTGGATACCGCCGGTGAGGCCAAAGAATATCTGGCTGTTGATGCTACTGATTACTACAATGTAGTTTCTATAAGTAACAGCCGTGTCGCAAATCAAAATTTAAAGGGGACTATCTTTGATGATCGTTCTGGAAACTTTAGCGATATCGATTACCTCATTGTAACCCCACAATTTTTGCGATCTGAGGCACAACGACTGGCCAACTATCACATCACTGAAAGCAATCTCAATACTAAAGTGGTAACCTTGCAAGAAATCTATAATGAGTTCTCAGAAGGAAGGCAAGATATCAGTGCGATTAGAAATTTTGTACGCTACATTTATGACAACGCTTCTTCGCCAGCAAATAGGATTCAATTTTTGAATCTCTTCGGTGATGCGAGTTATGATTATAAGGACAGAATTAGAGTGCGTGATAATATTGTGCCGTCCTATTTTTCGGCAGAGAGTACTTCTTTAACCACTTCCTTTTGTACAGATGACTTTTTTGTTTTTATGGATGATGGAGAGGGTAATGTAGTAGCAAATGATTTAATGGATATTGCCGTAGGTCGTATGATCGTGAGTGATCTACAAGAAGCTAGGGAAATGGTAGACAAGGTAATTAGTTATACAGCAGAGCCTGCTTTTAATAAATGGAGGAACAATATCACGCTGATAGGAGACGATGTAGACATCGCTTCTGATGGTATTTTACAAGAAAATGTAAATGCCTTAGGTGATGAGATTTTCTTAAACCGTCCAGATTACAATATCAATAAAATCCTATTGGATAGTTACCAGCAATTCAGTACAGCGGGTGGTCCTAAATATCCTGATGCGGTAAATGATATTAGAGATGCTTTTGAACAAGGTTCTTTGGTGATCAATTATTTTGGTCATGGAAATGAAGATGGATTAGCAAGAGAATTTGTGATAACGCAATCCTTGGTAGAAAATCTGCGGAACCCAAATACACTTCCTTTATTTATAACAGTTACTTGTGAATTTACCCGTTATGATAATCCATTGCGAGTAAGTGGTGGGGAGTTGACATATTTGAATCCGCAAGGTGGTGCAATTGCCTCTGTGGGGACCAACAGATTGATTTTTGTAAATGTAGGTGCGGGATTTAATAATATTATAGATGAATATTTATTCAGTTATAATAATGTAGAGCCTGTCTCTATGGCCGAGGCTTTGAGACTTTCTAAAACAGATCCTCGTTTTCAGTCTAATTCTACTCGTCGGGTTATAGCGTTTGTAGGTGATCCTGCTTTAAAACTAGCTTTCCCTAAACCTCGTGTGGTATTGAACTCCGTAAATGGAAATCCGGTTGCGACCAATACAGACGTGCTTAGAGCTTTGGACCGAGTGACTTTAGGGGGTGAGGTGCAAACTTTATCTGGTACACGTATCAATGATTATGAGGGTACTTTGTTTGTAACCGTATTTGATAAAGACATCAGTCGGGAAACACTGGCAAATGATAATACCAGGGAGCAAACTGGTTCGGGCTCTCCGCCAGGGGCTGTTATCAGGTTGCAATTCAATCAGTTGGGGGAAGCTTTGTTTAGAGGCCAAGCAACGATCACTAATGGCCAATTTGAATTTGATTTTATCATGCCTCGAGATACACAAATCCCGATAGGCGCTGGACGAGTTTCCTTCTACGCCAAAAGAACCAACCTTGCAGAAGATCAAAACGGCTTTTCTCAAGACCTGCAAATAGGAGGTATTAACCGCAATGCTCCTGCAGATGATATAGGTCCAGAAGTAGGTTTGTTTATGAACGATACCAACTTTGTTTCTGGCGGTATCACCGATAGCGATCCTTTTTTATTAGCGTTTTTAAATGATGATAGCGGTATCAATACCTCAAGTGGTATAGGCCATGACATCACGGGGATTTTAGATGGAGATGAAACCAATCCGTTTATATTGAACGATTATTACGAAGCCGATGAGGATGATTTTACTAAAGGAAAAGTATTTTTCCCTTTAAGAGATATAGAGCCAGGATTACACACCTTAAAAGTAACTGCTTGGGACACTTATAACAACAGCGCAATGAATGAGGTTCAATTTGTTGTTTCAGAATCTGATGGAGTGGAGCTGACTAGGGTTTTGAATTATCCCAATCCGTTTACTACCTACACAGAGTTTTGGTTCAATCACAACCGACCTTTTGAGCCGCTTGATGTTCAAGTACAAGTAATGACTATAAGTGGAAAGGTAGTATGGAGTAAGAATCAGAATCTTACGACAACCGGTTTCACCTCTCGAGAAATTACTTGGGATGGTAGAGATGATTTTGGTCAACGATTAGGAAAAGGAGTTTATGTGTATAAGATTACCGTAAAATCTACGTTAACTAACAAGTCAGCGAGCAAGATTGAAAAGCTCGTTATTTTATAA
- the gldJ gene encoding gliding motility lipoprotein GldJ — MKKYFAVKAVFALFASAAMLSCGGGNDYTNTSRGTGWDVTGKNGFELNTNYKEQDTGPGLVFIEGGTFTMGRVKDDPMHDWNNTPNQQHVQSFYIDETEVTNGMYLEMLEYIKAVFPPEDEEYRNIYNGAVPDTLVWRNRLGYNEEMTKNYLRHPAYQNYPVVGVTWIQSVEFANWRTERVNELILNEQGYTGKDVLSTRDASKTFNTETYLNAPILAYGGDSTLTKGGKRSVSLQKKKEARAAKDSTEVKGLYVTRKDGIILPGYRLPTEAEWEYAALGLGSIREYNSYRGRKKYPWDGQYTRSGKRKTRGDHLANFKQGDGDYGGIAGWSDDGADITAPVKFYEPNDFGVYEMAGNVSEWVADVYRPMIDDEFNDFNYYRGNVYTRNKIGKDGMIAIVSTDSIPYDTLSNGKLIARAFPGEIQQEAVDADETYLRTNFDRSDNRDFRDGDAQSTKYFASDEKAQNDPSNRMYNSPNHTVSIDSLGNLDRQYDTNSNRTSLINNEVRVIKGGSWRDRAYWLDPAARRSYPQDMAKDDLGFRCAMSRVGSKAKKTKTPR; from the coding sequence ATGAAGAAGTACTTTGCAGTAAAAGCAGTCTTTGCTCTCTTCGCCAGTGCGGCGATGCTGAGTTGTGGTGGTGGAAACGATTACACCAATACATCTCGTGGAACCGGTTGGGACGTAACGGGTAAAAACGGATTTGAATTAAACACTAACTACAAAGAGCAGGACACTGGCCCTGGTCTTGTATTTATAGAAGGTGGTACGTTCACTATGGGTCGCGTAAAAGATGACCCTATGCACGATTGGAACAATACTCCTAATCAACAGCACGTACAATCATTTTATATAGATGAAACCGAGGTGACTAACGGAATGTATTTAGAAATGTTAGAATACATCAAAGCGGTTTTTCCACCAGAAGATGAAGAATACCGTAATATTTATAACGGAGCCGTTCCTGACACACTCGTTTGGAGGAACCGTTTAGGTTATAACGAAGAGATGACGAAGAATTACTTACGTCATCCTGCTTACCAAAACTATCCTGTTGTAGGTGTTACATGGATCCAGTCTGTTGAATTTGCCAACTGGAGAACAGAACGTGTCAATGAGCTTATCCTCAACGAACAAGGTTATACAGGTAAAGATGTTTTATCTACAAGAGACGCATCAAAAACCTTTAACACAGAAACCTATTTAAACGCGCCTATCCTAGCTTACGGAGGAGATTCTACCCTAACTAAAGGAGGGAAAAGATCTGTTTCATTACAAAAAAAGAAAGAGGCAAGAGCCGCTAAAGACAGTACAGAGGTGAAAGGCCTTTACGTAACAAGAAAAGACGGTATTATTTTACCTGGCTATAGATTACCTACTGAAGCAGAGTGGGAATATGCGGCTTTAGGTTTAGGAAGCATACGTGAATACAATTCTTACCGAGGTAGAAAGAAATACCCTTGGGATGGACAGTATACCAGAAGCGGAAAACGCAAAACTAGAGGTGATCATTTAGCCAATTTTAAACAAGGTGATGGAGATTACGGTGGTATTGCCGGATGGAGTGATGACGGTGCAGATATTACTGCTCCTGTAAAATTCTATGAACCTAACGATTTTGGTGTTTATGAAATGGCTGGAAATGTATCTGAATGGGTTGCTGATGTTTATCGCCCTATGATAGATGATGAGTTCAATGACTTTAACTACTACCGCGGTAACGTTTATACGAGAAATAAAATAGGTAAAGATGGAATGATCGCTATAGTAAGTACAGATTCTATCCCTTATGACACACTAAGCAACGGTAAATTGATTGCTCGCGCTTTCCCAGGAGAGATCCAACAAGAAGCTGTAGATGCTGATGAGACCTACTTAAGGACCAATTTTGATAGAAGTGACAACCGTGATTTCCGTGATGGTGATGCACAGTCTACAAAATATTTTGCATCAGATGAAAAAGCACAAAACGATCCTAGTAACAGAATGTACAATTCTCCTAATCACACGGTCAGTATCGACTCATTAGGCAATTTAGATCGTCAGTATGACACAAACTCCAATAGAACTTCCCTTATCAACAACGAAGTAAGAGTTATCAAAGGTGGTTCCTGGAGAGACAGAGCCTACTGGTTAGATCCAGCAGCACGAAGGTCTTACCCTCAAGATATGGCAAAGGATGACTTAGGTTTCCGTTGTGCGATGTCAAGAGTTGGCTCTAAAGCTAAAAAGACAAAAACTCCTCGATAA
- a CDS encoding UDP-N-acetylmuramoyl-tripeptide--D-alanyl-D-alanine ligase: MIDLLHQIFLSSTGVNTDTRTIEKGQVFFALSGENFDGNLYMEEALKQGAVHAVSNDSKWDKDDRVTVVKEVLQCLQQLATFHRHHINIPIIGLTGSNGKTTTKELILSVLSTQFNVKGTEGNLNNHIGVPLTLLSFNSSHQIGVVEMGANHPKEIAALCEIAQPNFGLITNYGKAHLEGFGGVEGVKTSKSELYDFLRKSKGTAIIGRWDPEQIVRSVGIQQVFTPENTSLYQETPFITFITEGNLIKTHLTGVYNYHNALFAFTMGLIMDMKLENIVEGIKSYVPSNNRSQIIEVGKTKIILDAYNANPSSMKVAIENLAIQEYPHKVAVLGDMFELGEYTLEEHQNITKLAEDLKINDIFLIGEHFSKPTTSYALQFKGLDDFCSSYKIHTDKEQVILIKGSRGMGLERLLKDQEWLS; encoded by the coding sequence ATGATCGACCTGCTTCATCAAATATTCCTTAGCTCTACTGGAGTAAATACAGACACCCGAACTATAGAAAAAGGACAAGTATTCTTTGCCCTTTCTGGGGAAAATTTTGACGGTAATCTTTATATGGAGGAAGCTCTTAAACAAGGAGCTGTTCATGCAGTAAGTAACGATTCAAAATGGGATAAAGATGATAGGGTTACCGTTGTAAAAGAGGTGCTACAATGTTTACAGCAACTCGCAACATTTCACAGACACCATATCAATATACCTATAATAGGATTAACTGGTAGCAATGGTAAAACGACTACAAAAGAACTCATACTGTCGGTTTTATCGACTCAGTTCAACGTAAAAGGAACAGAAGGAAACCTCAACAATCATATAGGTGTGCCTCTTACCCTACTGTCATTTAACTCTAGTCATCAAATAGGTGTTGTAGAAATGGGAGCCAACCATCCCAAAGAAATAGCTGCTTTATGTGAGATTGCACAACCTAATTTTGGTCTAATTACTAATTATGGCAAAGCCCACTTAGAGGGTTTTGGAGGTGTAGAAGGTGTTAAAACCAGTAAAAGCGAGCTCTATGATTTTTTAAGAAAATCCAAGGGCACCGCTATTATTGGAAGATGGGACCCAGAACAGATCGTAAGATCAGTTGGAATTCAACAAGTATTTACCCCTGAAAACACCAGTTTATATCAGGAAACACCCTTTATTACATTTATCACAGAAGGCAACTTGATTAAAACACATCTTACAGGAGTATATAATTATCACAACGCGCTCTTTGCATTCACAATGGGGCTTATAATGGATATGAAGCTAGAAAACATTGTTGAAGGAATAAAAAGTTATGTACCCAGTAATAATCGATCTCAAATTATTGAAGTAGGGAAAACAAAAATCATTCTCGATGCCTATAATGCAAATCCAAGCAGTATGAAGGTGGCTATAGAAAACCTAGCAATACAAGAATACCCTCATAAAGTAGCTGTATTAGGAGACATGTTTGAACTAGGAGAATACACCTTAGAAGAGCATCAAAACATCACCAAACTAGCAGAGGATTTAAAAATAAATGACATTTTCCTAATAGGAGAGCATTTTAGCAAACCCACAACAAGTTATGCACTACAATTTAAAGGTTTAGATGATTTCTGTAGTTCTTATAAAATACATACTGACAAAGAGCAAGTTATACTGATAAAAGGATCTCGAGGAATGGGATTAGAGCGGCTATTAAAAGACCAAGAATGGCTTTCTTAA